In the Adlercreutzia equolifaciens DSM 19450 genome, one interval contains:
- the smc gene encoding chromosome segregation protein SMC — MYLKSLVLKGFKSFADRSALTLEPGITAVVGPNGSGKSNISDAVLWVLGERNAKNLRGQAMEDVIFAGSSARKASGLAEVDLVLDNSDGTLPVDFDEVAITRRMYRNGESEYLINGTVARRMDVLDILHDSGLGTGTHSIISQGSLDSILQSKPEDRRALIEEAAGVLKHKQRKAKSERKLANMDQHLLRARDVVGEVARQLGPLERKAKKARTYQELAAQQAEMSLAIAVDDLRGLQKEWDAAKAREAALAAELEERRGAIQEAEAAVEALQERIRQQTLDAGDLSRRHRAAATAVERFDSAAMMLRERRRAAMARAGELELSIEANAVKADEAASELKRATAQYEEAAGELDAAKKKVSDLDAVYRDLGVRRGALERELSALSKEAEKMTAERETARRRHAENTEALSHGLAHVQVVEGRAAELALELARAQEEAERAAAGAAEADGELSALVADEAAARAAVGTAVQSRDAARAAMDEARDAHRALSVEIATLEEMERASALSAGEARAWLVEHVDEVLGLCEPLSHVIQASAGFEPLVESLLGGDVATLLVEDAGAVELIAGQLAAAGAAGEASFLIRDDASPSRIRGAALLWRERSGGAEGVPLVDELLFPEEARGAVEALLGDVVVCPTLEAALSAHGRDDAALRFATPDGAIVWPSGKVSVGGAVVDEGAGVLARVRHLEELRAQLSGAAAAQAKAEEAHRLAEEALRQAQATSLELSQALANLRGRAEAARNTASAAAEKLASCRRELESVERQRAEAEAAVASARPNVESFEARVKELDAALDAGKKKQEALTEELAPLRREAHRVSDSLAEAKLAQATLSERTTYAERVRDARVRDLEALAAASEEARVALRAKTVSAARIEPVLALIDELTASAQKWTRQLEEQATAAEDSSTGLHSSVTEARGRAHEAHALFDGVSERLSEARVRKGRLELQVEAAVNHIATDLAVPLETALSVPPLENRPEVEDALFKINRRIANLGTINPDAAEEYDALKVRYDYLAAQLDDLDRARRSLAKINRVIDARMKEDFIRTYEAVDRNFQEIFSILFPGGSANLSLVDPDDLENTGVEVNAQPKGKRIAKMMLLSGGEKSLTALALLFAVYRIRSTPFYILDEVEAALDDTNLRRLAAYIDSLRDETQLIMITHQRRTMEMADVLFGVSMQGDGVTKVISQKLDQALKHAE; from the coding sequence ATGTATCTGAAATCTCTCGTTCTCAAGGGCTTCAAATCCTTCGCCGACCGCAGCGCGCTCACGCTGGAGCCGGGCATCACCGCCGTGGTGGGCCCCAACGGGTCGGGCAAGTCGAACATCTCGGACGCCGTTCTGTGGGTGCTCGGCGAGCGCAACGCCAAGAACCTGCGCGGCCAGGCCATGGAGGACGTCATCTTCGCCGGCTCCTCGGCGCGCAAGGCCTCCGGTCTCGCCGAGGTCGATCTCGTGCTCGACAATTCCGACGGCACGCTGCCGGTCGATTTCGACGAGGTGGCCATCACCCGGCGCATGTACCGCAACGGCGAGAGCGAGTACCTCATCAACGGCACCGTGGCCCGGCGCATGGACGTGCTGGACATCCTGCATGACTCGGGTCTGGGCACCGGCACCCATTCCATCATCTCCCAGGGCTCGCTCGACTCCATCCTGCAGAGCAAGCCGGAGGATCGCCGCGCACTCATCGAGGAGGCTGCCGGCGTTCTCAAGCACAAGCAGCGCAAGGCGAAAAGCGAGCGGAAGCTGGCGAACATGGATCAGCACCTCTTGCGCGCCCGCGACGTGGTGGGGGAGGTGGCCCGGCAGCTGGGGCCGCTCGAGCGCAAGGCCAAGAAGGCGCGCACCTACCAGGAGCTTGCGGCCCAGCAGGCCGAGATGAGCCTCGCCATCGCCGTGGACGATTTGCGCGGTCTGCAGAAGGAGTGGGACGCGGCCAAGGCGCGGGAGGCGGCGCTTGCCGCCGAGCTGGAGGAGCGAAGGGGTGCCATCCAGGAGGCCGAGGCCGCTGTGGAGGCCTTGCAGGAGCGCATCCGCCAGCAGACGCTGGACGCCGGCGACCTGTCGCGGCGCCATCGCGCGGCGGCGACGGCCGTCGAGCGATTCGACTCCGCGGCCATGATGCTGCGCGAGCGGCGTCGGGCCGCCATGGCCCGGGCCGGCGAGCTGGAGCTTTCCATCGAGGCCAATGCCGTGAAGGCCGACGAGGCGGCATCCGAGCTTAAGCGCGCGACGGCCCAGTACGAGGAGGCGGCCGGCGAGCTGGATGCGGCCAAGAAGAAGGTATCGGACTTGGACGCGGTCTACCGCGATTTGGGAGTGCGCCGCGGCGCGCTGGAGCGCGAGCTTTCCGCCCTTTCCAAGGAGGCTGAGAAGATGACCGCCGAGCGCGAGACGGCGCGTCGCCGCCATGCCGAGAACACTGAGGCGCTCTCCCATGGCCTCGCCCACGTGCAGGTGGTGGAGGGGCGCGCCGCCGAGCTGGCGCTTGAGCTCGCGCGCGCTCAAGAGGAGGCCGAGCGCGCGGCGGCCGGGGCCGCCGAGGCCGATGGCGAGCTTTCCGCGCTGGTGGCGGACGAGGCGGCGGCGCGCGCCGCCGTGGGCACCGCCGTGCAGTCTCGCGACGCGGCCCGCGCCGCCATGGACGAGGCCCGCGACGCCCATCGGGCGCTTTCGGTGGAGATCGCCACCTTGGAGGAGATGGAGCGCGCGAGCGCCCTGTCCGCGGGCGAGGCCCGGGCGTGGCTCGTGGAGCACGTCGACGAGGTGCTGGGGCTCTGCGAGCCGCTCTCCCACGTCATCCAGGCCTCGGCCGGCTTCGAGCCTCTGGTGGAATCGCTTCTGGGCGGGGATGTGGCCACGCTGCTCGTGGAGGACGCGGGCGCGGTAGAGCTCATCGCCGGCCAGCTCGCCGCCGCCGGTGCCGCGGGCGAGGCATCCTTCCTCATTCGCGACGACGCCAGCCCCTCTCGCATCCGCGGCGCCGCCCTCTTGTGGCGCGAGCGATCCGGCGGGGCCGAGGGCGTCCCGCTCGTGGACGAGCTCCTCTTCCCGGAAGAGGCCCGGGGCGCCGTGGAGGCGCTTCTGGGCGATGTGGTGGTGTGCCCGACCCTGGAGGCGGCGCTTTCCGCCCACGGACGGGACGACGCGGCCCTGCGCTTCGCCACTCCGGATGGTGCCATCGTGTGGCCCTCGGGCAAGGTGAGCGTGGGGGGTGCCGTGGTGGACGAGGGGGCCGGCGTGCTCGCCCGCGTGCGCCACTTGGAGGAGCTGCGGGCGCAGCTTTCCGGCGCGGCGGCGGCCCAGGCCAAGGCTGAGGAGGCCCACCGCTTGGCCGAGGAGGCCCTGCGCCAGGCCCAGGCTACGTCCCTGGAGCTTTCCCAGGCCCTGGCCAACCTGCGCGGCCGTGCCGAGGCGGCCCGCAACACCGCGAGCGCCGCCGCCGAGAAGCTGGCCTCCTGCCGCCGCGAATTGGAATCCGTCGAGCGCCAGCGCGCCGAGGCCGAGGCTGCCGTGGCGTCGGCCCGTCCCAACGTGGAGTCCTTCGAGGCCCGGGTGAAGGAGTTGGACGCGGCGCTGGATGCGGGCAAGAAGAAGCAGGAGGCTCTGACCGAGGAGCTGGCGCCTCTGCGCCGCGAGGCCCATCGCGTCTCCGACAGCCTCGCCGAGGCGAAGCTGGCGCAGGCCACGCTCTCCGAGCGCACTACCTACGCCGAGCGCGTCCGCGATGCCCGCGTCCGCGACTTGGAGGCCCTTGCCGCCGCGAGCGAGGAGGCCCGTGTGGCCCTGCGCGCGAAGACGGTCTCCGCCGCCCGCATCGAGCCGGTGCTCGCCCTCATCGACGAGCTGACGGCCTCGGCCCAGAAGTGGACGCGTCAGCTGGAGGAGCAGGCCACCGCCGCCGAGGACTCCTCCACGGGCCTGCATTCCTCCGTCACCGAGGCCCGCGGCCGGGCCCATGAGGCCCACGCCCTCTTCGACGGCGTAAGCGAGCGCCTCAGTGAGGCCCGCGTGCGGAAGGGGCGGCTCGAGCTCCAGGTTGAGGCGGCGGTGAACCACATCGCGACCGATCTGGCGGTTCCCCTGGAGACGGCGCTTTCCGTGCCGCCCCTGGAGAACCGGCCCGAGGTGGAGGACGCCCTGTTCAAGATCAACCGCCGCATCGCCAACCTCGGCACCATCAACCCGGACGCCGCCGAGGAGTACGACGCGCTGAAGGTGCGCTACGACTACCTGGCCGCCCAGCTGGACGACCTCGATCGCGCCCGGCGCTCGCTCGCGAAGATCAACCGCGTCATCGACGCGCGCATGAAGGAGGACTTCATCCGCACCTACGAGGCGGTGGACCGCAACTTCCAAGAGATCTTCTCCATCCTCTTCCCCGGTGGCAGCGCGAATTTGTCGCTCGTGGATCCGGATGATCTGGAGAACACCGGCGTGGAGGTGAACGCCCAGCCCAAGGGCAAGCGCATCGCGAAGATGATGCTTCTGTCCGGCGGCGAGAAGTCGCTCACGGCGCTGGCGCTGCTGTTCGCGGTCTACCGCATCCGGTCGACGCCGTTCTACATCTTGGACGAGGTGGAGGCGGCGCTCGACGACACGAACCTGCGCCGTCTGGCGGCCTACATCGACAGCCTGCGCGACGAGACCCAGCTCATCATGATCACCCATCAGCGCCGTACCATGGAAATGGCCGACGTGCTCTTCGGCGTGTCCATGCAGGGCGACGGCGTCACCAAGGTCATCAGCCAGAAGCTCGACCAGGCCTTAAAGCACGCGGAGTAG
- a CDS encoding Fic family protein codes for MRLRTSFRREAAPEDLVHLHEVLSAAGACGDAGKTAQDDRAIYQPFQLMGRKIILSDETLGAISQFEIFASRCDCTIGTSPLGPSLSRTLARMDGIFVALLNGARADYRTCCFLDYLKEAGGWTKGVPDKAKVEAIMGSPRLDQKVLEASRCAHQMMAIEINSLCGAAPTTITPRYVLALHQAISRTFHPGAPTGLRGWEVNDKDSEGLGRAYRPPSPLELPEFLQDLVMFLNNSKLGPSAKVALMHYQMEATKMFDTDIDQLARALLVGIWRNANLITHIMAPIAITPALAQRNHDEVLQPYQFCRGASETQMIDEWVYHTARASRNAFEVAQYSYSLACRAIESWGRALNGERRLTEMAKRFLISLIGSPVFSASTLAESIDTTFTTAAKLIDTAEKAGIIVQVSHGRRNKVYECPEATGFFNAIMAEVTQ; via the coding sequence GTGAGACTGAGGACATCGTTCAGGCGAGAAGCCGCCCCGGAGGATCTCGTCCATCTTCACGAAGTGCTTTCCGCCGCAGGCGCCTGCGGCGATGCCGGCAAGACAGCGCAAGATGACCGAGCGATTTACCAGCCTTTCCAATTGATGGGCCGGAAAATCATTCTGAGCGACGAAACGCTCGGGGCGATCTCCCAATTCGAGATATTCGCCTCCCGTTGCGACTGCACTATCGGCACCTCCCCGCTCGGCCCTTCTCTGAGTCGCACCTTGGCTCGCATGGACGGCATTTTCGTCGCCCTCCTCAACGGCGCCCGCGCCGATTACCGTACCTGCTGCTTCCTCGATTATCTGAAGGAAGCCGGAGGTTGGACAAAAGGCGTTCCCGACAAGGCAAAGGTTGAGGCTATTATGGGATCTCCCCGGCTTGATCAGAAAGTGCTCGAAGCCTCAAGATGCGCCCATCAGATGATGGCCATCGAGATCAACTCGCTGTGCGGGGCGGCTCCAACTACCATCACCCCTCGTTACGTACTCGCCCTCCACCAAGCCATCAGCCGAACATTTCACCCTGGAGCGCCCACCGGATTACGAGGTTGGGAAGTTAACGACAAAGATTCAGAGGGACTCGGACGCGCCTATCGTCCCCCCTCCCCACTCGAACTTCCTGAATTCCTTCAGGATCTGGTAATGTTCCTCAACAATTCGAAACTGGGGCCCTCTGCGAAAGTGGCGCTCATGCACTACCAGATGGAAGCAACTAAGATGTTCGACACCGATATCGACCAGCTCGCCCGAGCACTCCTGGTGGGTATCTGGCGCAACGCAAACCTCATCACGCACATCATGGCCCCCATCGCCATCACGCCGGCTCTCGCCCAACGCAATCACGACGAAGTGCTCCAACCGTACCAGTTCTGCCGTGGCGCCAGCGAAACGCAAATGATCGACGAATGGGTGTACCACACCGCTCGCGCATCTCGCAATGCCTTCGAAGTGGCCCAATACAGTTACAGTCTGGCCTGTCGTGCCATCGAAAGCTGGGGACGAGCGCTAAACGGCGAGCGGCGCCTTACGGAGATGGCAAAGCGTTTTCTCATCTCCCTCATTGGCAGCCCCGTCTTTTCCGCTTCCACTCTCGCGGAATCCATCGACACAACATTCACCACTGCAGCAAAGCTTATTGACACCGCCGAGAAGGCAGGCATTATCGTTCAAGTCAGTCACGGACGTCGCAACAAGGTCTACGAGTGCCCGGAAGCCACGGGATTCTTCAACGCAATTATGGCCGAAGTGACTCAATGA
- a CDS encoding molybdopterin-dependent oxidoreductase — MEDVKAPASSTQSGITRRSLLKWTALAAAGTAALGTTGCAGFNEKEPLSETGGENVQPEGEWIPCSCWADCGSKGFNKAFVRNGEVVRLGTDQTHDDTPDCPQLRACARGRALRGMIFGADRIKYPMKRKNWQPGGGENAHGELRGRDEWERISWDEALDLIAGEILRIIDTYGNEGILLPGGVPQRLGDYDIGRMMYIKGGCLEQTGAVSSGAWTEMAKLIGLPEETNDRIDLRSSEVIVLWGSNPAWSRAGLPTYDYLQCKEAGVKFVCVDPFYTPTAKVLTDDYIPIRPGTDSAAFLAMAYVLLTQDDPENNPLIDWDFLDRCTIGFDADHLPEGADPKKNYRDYVLGTYDGVPKTPEWASEICGSPAEDLERLALMLGGAERAAVITAPALARTGSGAQLCQNLMAFGAMAGLIGKPGCCCASDCGHSWMQGGFETLLKGGMNHANPRNATLGNMERIPNPLEYRKVNVNQMWTSIVDERKYIGLDGKTYDNNVHMIYDRQENFLNQGPATMKGIEAYRMMDTVVAQNLVMTTNCKYADIVLPVASPWERYGDLSPAYRETIVWFSQVVEPLFECKSDAEIALELADRIGVDRNVLRPVSEKQLIINMVAASQILSEDGENFENLVSITEEDLAELGVEGQPQEGRVPILDFKRDGIFTIERSVGDGLDFIALKPFRDDPEANPRPTASGKLEIYCQAAVDKVKEFGFKEISPIPEYVPPVEGYEQTFSDWEAKEKGEFPFQIYSLHILRHSHSSFANVPNLREAFDHPLYMNSLDAERLGMETGETVLITSNWGRCLRPVQVTEMMMPGVLAMGQGAWVEIDEETGIDKAGCMNVLCGPNVTTTGYQAWNTCICNVEKWDGEPLVPDYLWDSREVLKEGE, encoded by the coding sequence ATGGAGGATGTGAAGGCTCCCGCGTCGTCGACGCAGTCGGGAATCACACGCCGCAGTTTACTGAAATGGACGGCCCTCGCGGCTGCGGGAACGGCTGCGCTCGGCACGACAGGTTGCGCGGGCTTCAACGAGAAGGAGCCTTTAAGTGAGACCGGTGGCGAGAACGTCCAGCCGGAAGGGGAGTGGATTCCCTGCAGCTGTTGGGCCGACTGCGGCTCCAAGGGCTTTAACAAGGCTTTCGTACGCAATGGGGAAGTGGTGCGCTTGGGCACCGACCAGACCCATGACGACACGCCGGACTGCCCCCAGTTGCGCGCGTGCGCTCGTGGTCGCGCCCTGCGCGGCATGATCTTCGGCGCCGATCGCATCAAGTACCCCATGAAGCGCAAGAACTGGCAGCCTGGCGGCGGTGAGAACGCCCACGGCGAGTTGCGCGGACGCGACGAATGGGAGCGCATCAGCTGGGACGAGGCTCTCGACCTCATTGCGGGTGAGATCCTGCGCATCATCGACACCTACGGCAACGAGGGCATTCTTCTGCCTGGCGGCGTGCCCCAGCGCCTCGGCGATTACGACATCGGCCGCATGATGTATATTAAAGGCGGCTGCCTCGAGCAGACCGGCGCGGTGTCTTCCGGCGCCTGGACCGAGATGGCCAAGCTCATCGGCCTTCCCGAGGAAACCAACGACCGCATCGATTTGCGCTCGAGTGAGGTCATCGTGCTGTGGGGTTCCAATCCTGCCTGGAGCCGCGCGGGCCTTCCCACCTATGATTACCTTCAATGCAAAGAGGCGGGCGTGAAGTTCGTCTGCGTCGACCCGTTCTATACGCCCACGGCCAAAGTGCTCACCGACGACTACATCCCCATTCGCCCCGGTACCGACAGCGCCGCCTTCCTCGCTATGGCCTACGTGCTGCTCACCCAGGACGATCCGGAGAACAATCCGCTCATCGATTGGGATTTCCTCGACCGCTGCACCATCGGCTTCGATGCCGACCACCTGCCTGAGGGGGCCGATCCGAAGAAGAACTACCGTGATTACGTGCTTGGCACCTACGATGGCGTGCCGAAGACGCCCGAGTGGGCTTCGGAGATCTGCGGGTCGCCCGCCGAAGACCTGGAGCGTCTGGCTCTGATGCTGGGCGGCGCCGAGCGTGCTGCGGTCATTACGGCGCCGGCTTTGGCCCGTACCGGATCCGGCGCGCAGCTCTGCCAGAACCTCATGGCTTTCGGCGCCATGGCCGGACTCATCGGTAAGCCCGGCTGCTGCTGCGCTTCCGACTGCGGCCATTCCTGGATGCAGGGTGGTTTCGAGACGCTGCTCAAGGGTGGCATGAACCACGCCAATCCGCGCAACGCTACGCTCGGCAATATGGAGCGCATCCCCAATCCGCTCGAGTACCGCAAGGTGAACGTGAACCAGATGTGGACCTCCATTGTCGATGAGCGCAAGTACATCGGTCTGGACGGCAAGACCTACGACAACAACGTGCACATGATCTACGACCGCCAGGAAAACTTCCTCAATCAGGGGCCGGCCACCATGAAGGGCATCGAGGCCTATCGCATGATGGATACGGTGGTGGCCCAGAACCTGGTCATGACCACCAATTGCAAGTATGCGGATATCGTGCTCCCGGTTGCGAGCCCCTGGGAGCGCTACGGCGATCTCAGCCCCGCCTATCGCGAGACCATCGTGTGGTTCAGCCAGGTAGTGGAGCCTCTGTTCGAATGCAAGAGCGATGCCGAGATCGCCCTTGAGCTGGCCGACCGCATCGGCGTGGATCGCAATGTGCTGCGACCGGTGAGCGAGAAGCAGCTGATCATAAATATGGTTGCCGCTTCTCAGATCCTCTCGGAGGACGGCGAGAACTTCGAGAATCTCGTGAGCATCACCGAAGAGGACTTGGCCGAACTGGGCGTTGAGGGCCAGCCCCAGGAAGGTCGCGTGCCGATTCTCGATTTCAAGCGCGATGGCATCTTCACTATCGAGCGCTCCGTTGGCGACGGCCTCGATTTCATTGCCCTGAAGCCTTTCCGAGACGATCCCGAGGCGAACCCGCGGCCCACGGCTTCGGGCAAGCTGGAGATCTACTGCCAGGCCGCCGTGGACAAGGTGAAAGAATTCGGCTTCAAGGAGATATCTCCTATTCCCGAGTACGTGCCGCCGGTGGAGGGCTACGAGCAGACTTTCTCCGATTGGGAAGCGAAGGAAAAGGGCGAGTTCCCGTTCCAGATCTACAGCCTGCATATCTTGCGCCACTCCCATTCCTCGTTCGCCAACGTGCCGAATCTGCGCGAGGCCTTCGACCATCCTCTGTACATGAACAGCCTGGATGCCGAGCGTTTGGGAATGGAGACTGGCGAGACGGTGCTCATCACTTCCAACTGGGGCCGTTGCCTGCGCCCCGTGCAGGTAACTGAGATGATGATGCCAGGCGTTCTGGCCATGGGCCAGGGCGCGTGGGTCGAGATCGACGAGGAGACTGGCATCGACAAGGCTGGCTGCATGAACGTGCTCTGCGGGCCGAACGTGACCACGACCGGTTATCAGGCCTGGAACACCTGTATCTGCAACGTCGAGAAGTGGGACGGCGAGCCGCTGGTGCCCGACTATCTGTGGGATTCGCGCGAAGTGCTCAAGGAAGGAGAGTAA
- a CDS encoding 4Fe-4S dicluster domain-containing protein, which translates to MAQMGFLINSAQCSGCKACELACKDIHNFEIGPRARRVREVCGGGWSVDEKTGVCHPSGVFTYSVSYSCGHCDNPACVAVCPTGAHAKDEETGLVTIDQEQCIGCKSCIQACPYGAPQFVEAKGVTEKCDMCAELRSYGEEPACVAICPQRALKVGDIDELRAEFGDCADVAPLPSSADTAPNVVIVAHRNAKTNLADVRILSLEQ; encoded by the coding sequence ATGGCCCAGATGGGATTTCTGATCAATAGCGCCCAATGCAGCGGCTGCAAGGCCTGCGAGTTGGCGTGCAAGGATATCCATAACTTCGAGATCGGCCCCCGGGCACGTCGGGTGCGCGAGGTATGCGGTGGCGGCTGGTCTGTGGACGAGAAGACCGGCGTCTGCCATCCGAGCGGGGTGTTCACCTATTCGGTGAGCTATTCTTGCGGCCACTGCGATAATCCTGCCTGTGTGGCGGTGTGCCCGACCGGCGCCCATGCCAAAGACGAGGAGACGGGGCTCGTGACCATCGATCAGGAGCAATGCATCGGCTGCAAGTCCTGCATTCAGGCCTGCCCCTATGGCGCCCCGCAGTTCGTCGAGGCCAAGGGCGTGACCGAGAAGTGCGATATGTGCGCAGAATTGCGCTCTTACGGGGAGGAACCGGCTTGTGTGGCCATCTGCCCCCAGCGCGCGCTCAAGGTGGGCGATATCGACGAGCTTCGAGCCGAGTTCGGCGACTGTGCCGATGTGGCCCCTCTGCCCTCCTCGGCCGACACGGCGCCCAATGTGGTCATCGTGGCTCACCGCAATGCCAAAACGAACCTGGCTGACGTGCGTATCCTGTCGCTGGAGCAGTAG
- a CDS encoding TorD/DmsD family molecular chaperone, with translation MDERIEDERLSAEYLEEGAALFLLLGRLFHGVPDPVLFAEAANDRIFDEMPFVRGEEALRAGACLRAWADRCSSPFSDDDFHEVSAEYARLFVGGLTVPAPMWESVYFNKDRMVFQHQTFEVRAMYARYGLEVDALAHEPDDHLAYELLFVARLFALAAEHRRASCHDEADAVLADLVSFAVCHPLTWVSQWRDNVRRYAKDGFYRGYADLVCAALTEVECALAPQMASAPSV, from the coding sequence ATGGATGAGAGGATCGAGGACGAGCGGCTCTCTGCCGAATACCTGGAAGAAGGCGCGGCACTGTTTCTGCTGCTGGGACGGCTCTTCCATGGAGTACCGGATCCGGTGCTGTTCGCTGAGGCGGCCAATGACCGTATCTTCGACGAGATGCCTTTCGTGCGCGGAGAGGAGGCGCTGCGCGCTGGCGCTTGCTTGCGCGCATGGGCGGATCGGTGTTCCTCGCCCTTCTCCGACGATGACTTCCACGAGGTGTCCGCCGAGTACGCGCGATTGTTCGTTGGGGGCCTGACGGTGCCGGCGCCGATGTGGGAATCGGTGTACTTCAACAAGGATCGCATGGTGTTTCAGCATCAGACCTTCGAGGTGCGGGCGATGTACGCACGCTACGGCTTGGAGGTGGATGCGCTTGCTCACGAGCCTGATGACCACCTGGCCTATGAGCTCTTGTTCGTAGCGAGGCTCTTCGCCCTGGCCGCCGAGCATCGGCGCGCCAGTTGCCACGATGAGGCAGATGCCGTTCTGGCCGATCTGGTCTCGTTCGCTGTGTGCCATCCGCTGACGTGGGTCTCGCAGTGGCGCGACAATGTGCGCCGGTATGCCAAAGACGGCTTCTATCGAGGCTACGCCGATCTCGTGTGCGCGGCGCTGACTGAGGTAGAATGTGCGTTGGCGCCCCAAATGGCATCAGCGCCCTCGGTTTAG
- a CDS encoding MFS transporter, which yields MRGRSFSNRSLVAGATGFVLNLLLGVVYAWSMFVEPLEAQFGWTRAETSLVFTVSMACLCAGHLASGILLPRTSPRCVLLLAAALSGAGFLASAAGNSLGWFAVSYGICCGLAVGLGANCVLSTVLLWFPDRRGLASGVLLAGVGLGSLALGVPVTSVIEALGWRAAFACLGIAFALALGVGALLLKAPSSQSEGPQREGALGSRETGGAPSESEPAAPAACRGMTTAQMLRTGSFWGFFCWIVLMGAGGLALISNAVPAAAVVVQRSGGGAGALAFATAAMGLIGVANSAGRLASGWIWDRFGFRVALAAAPMALMAAMALCIVADELASPAFIIGGFLLLGASYGGSVSAGSALTGSFFGMECYPMNYAVVSLNILVASLVGPAVTAASWDLSGSYLAAYVILALLALAALIIGRFLRPPRD from the coding sequence GTGAGAGGAAGAAGCTTTTCCAATCGATCGCTCGTTGCCGGCGCCACAGGGTTCGTGCTGAACTTACTTCTGGGCGTCGTGTACGCCTGGTCGATGTTCGTGGAGCCCCTGGAGGCCCAGTTCGGCTGGACGCGCGCGGAGACCTCTCTGGTGTTCACCGTCTCCATGGCCTGCCTGTGCGCCGGTCATCTTGCCTCCGGGATCCTCTTGCCCCGCACCTCCCCGCGCTGCGTGCTGCTTCTGGCCGCTGCTTTGTCGGGCGCGGGCTTTCTGGCAAGTGCGGCGGGGAATTCGCTCGGCTGGTTCGCCGTGTCCTATGGGATTTGCTGCGGTCTGGCGGTGGGCTTGGGTGCCAATTGCGTGCTCTCCACGGTGCTTCTGTGGTTTCCCGACCGTCGCGGTCTGGCATCGGGCGTTCTGCTGGCCGGTGTCGGCCTCGGCTCCTTGGCGCTCGGCGTGCCGGTTACGTCGGTGATCGAGGCGCTGGGTTGGCGGGCGGCCTTCGCCTGTCTCGGAATCGCCTTCGCCCTGGCTTTGGGCGTGGGGGCGCTTCTGCTGAAGGCGCCTTCGTCGCAAAGCGAGGGGCCGCAAAGGGAAGGGGCGCTCGGCTCGAGGGAGACTGGAGGAGCGCCTTCGGAAAGTGAACCGGCGGCACCCGCTGCCTGCCGGGGTATGACCACGGCTCAGATGCTGCGCACAGGGTCGTTCTGGGGGTTCTTCTGCTGGATCGTCCTGATGGGCGCGGGAGGGCTCGCGCTTATCAGCAACGCCGTGCCCGCGGCCGCCGTGGTGGTGCAGCGATCCGGCGGCGGCGCGGGGGCGCTCGCCTTCGCCACGGCCGCCATGGGGCTCATCGGCGTAGCGAACAGCGCGGGAAGACTCGCTTCCGGATGGATTTGGGATCGTTTCGGCTTCCGCGTCGCGCTCGCGGCGGCCCCGATGGCGCTCATGGCCGCCATGGCGCTGTGCATTGTCGCCGACGAGCTCGCGAGCCCTGCCTTCATCATCGGGGGCTTTCTGCTTCTGGGCGCCTCCTACGGAGGGTCGGTCTCGGCGGGCAGCGCGCTGACGGGATCGTTTTTCGGCATGGAGTGTTACCCTATGAATTACGCCGTCGTCTCGCTCAACATCCTCGTCGCCTCGCTTGTCGGCCCCGCTGTGACAGCCGCGAGCTGGGATCTCTCTGGGAGCTACCTTGCCGCCTACGTGATCCTTGCCCTCCTGGCCCTCGCGGCGTTGATCATCGGGCGCTTTCTCCGTCCTCCGCGAGATTGA
- a CDS encoding aminotransferase class V-fold PLP-dependent enzyme — protein sequence MHRGAHTLAEEATDAYEGTRERLARFFGVEGADRFVFTHGSTESLNLAALGWADRRLRPGDVVAVAEDNRHANIVPWQMLAQRRGVRVEWIPVNSAGPLDYDAWCRIAEARPRLVALCQQPNEVVVLDVRTPEEYAERHIVNARLLTLDTIDETTAAEAAPDKEAPVFVYCRTGVRSAEAALKLEALGYRQIYDFGGIMDWPYATIDGDEPTESGLPEGELPVGVKVVCGKTKPAPSAE from the coding sequence ATCCATCGGGGTGCCCATACCCTGGCCGAGGAGGCGACCGATGCTTACGAGGGCACCCGCGAGCGTTTGGCCCGCTTCTTCGGCGTGGAAGGCGCGGATCGGTTCGTCTTCACCCATGGGTCCACGGAGTCGCTGAACCTGGCCGCCCTCGGCTGGGCCGACCGCCGGCTGCGCCCCGGGGATGTCGTGGCCGTGGCCGAGGACAACCGTCACGCGAACATCGTGCCGTGGCAGATGCTCGCGCAGCGTCGCGGGGTGCGCGTCGAATGGATTCCCGTGAACAGTGCGGGGCCGCTCGACTACGACGCCTGGTGCCGCATCGCCGAGGCGCGCCCGCGCCTTGTGGCCCTCTGCCAGCAGCCTAACGAGGTGGTGGTGCTGGATGTGCGCACGCCGGAGGAGTACGCCGAGCGGCATATCGTGAACGCGCGGCTGCTCACCCTGGACACCATCGACGAGACGACCGCCGCGGAAGCCGCCCCAGACAAGGAAGCGCCCGTGTTCGTCTACTGTCGCACCGGCGTGCGCTCCGCCGAGGCGGCGCTCAAGCTCGAGGCCCTGGGATATCGTCAGATATACGACTTCGGCGGCATCATGGACTGGCCTTATGCCACCATTGATGGCGACGAGCCGACCGAAAGCGGTCTTCCCGAAGGCGAGCTCCCCGTCGGCGTGAAAGTCGTCTGCGGCAAGACAAAGCCCGCCCCCTCCGCGGAGTAG